One region of Eupeodes corollae chromosome 1, idEupCoro1.1, whole genome shotgun sequence genomic DNA includes:
- the LOC129939632 gene encoding protein MEMO1 → MSRNASHAGSWYSDKSTELSRQLDRWLGGAELSHGPARAIIAPHAGYAYCGACGAYAYRQVSPAVVKRIFILGPSHHVRLRGCALSIANKYKTPLYDLKIDPQINSELEKTGHFSWMDMKTDEDEHSIEMHLPYIAKVMEDFKDQFTIVPILVGSLSPDQEALYGELLAPYLTDPQNLFVISSDFCHWGQRFGYTYYEKSCGSIHKSIEKLDKEGMDIIETLSPTSFTEYLRKYSNTICGRHPIGVLLNSIKVLQKQGYNMSFKFLKYAQSSQCRDMSDSSVSYASGSLLFEC, encoded by the exons atgtcAAGAAACGCATCACATGCTGGTAGCTGGTACTCAGATAAAT CTACAGAACTATCACGCCAACTTGACCGTTGGCTAGGGGGTGCTGAGCTTTCACATGGACCTGCCCGGGCGATTATCGCACC tCATGCAGGGTATGCGTACTGTGGTGCTTGTGGAGCATATGCCTATCGACAAGTTAGTCCAGCAGTTGt TAAACGAATATTCATTCTTGGACCATCACATCATGTCCGACTACGTGGATGTGCCCTATCCATagctaataaatataaaacacctTTATATGATCTCAAAATAGATCCCCAAATCAATTCTGAATTGGAAAAAACTGGACACTTTTCATGGATGGATATGAAAACCGATGAAGATGAACATAGTATCGAAATGCATTTGCCATACATAGCCAAAGTAATGGAAga tttcaaagatcaattcactATTGTGCCTATTTTGGTTGGATCGTTGTCCCCAGATCAGGAAGCTCTATACGGCGAGCTTCTTGCTCCATATCTAACAGATCCTCAAAACCTCTTTGTTATATCCTCTGACTTCTGCCATTGGGGTCAGCGATTTGGTTATACATATTATGAAAAGTCCTGTGGTTCCATCCACAAATCCATCGAAAAACTAGACAAAGAG GGAATGGACATTATTGAGACACTCAGTCCTACATCCTTTACTGAATATCTTCGTAAATATAGCAACACCATATGTGGTCGTCATCCAATTGGTGTTTTGCTAAATAGCATAAAAGTTCTGCAAAAACAGGGCTATAATATGAGCTTTAAATTTCTCAAATACGCACAGAGTAGTCAATGCAGGGATATGAGTGATTCTAGTGTTAGTTATGCATCTGGTTCACTTTTATTTGAGTGTtag
- the LOC129939633 gene encoding uncharacterized protein LOC129939633, producing MDQQNQTFDNIRQESKRLIIQSEKESLDSDKSADFHDQNYSQPDKKTNPEKTIDNFNISNENLRPSSSYSIDENIQKMRLELKKCSQLFESAGEAFESINFNGLKHRIRDLHLSANHAEIETVMQEKEVDQKLSKLTEIMGHKFRQHPGEFGDIPELSNFFKACSQLQHGLDQLKHQRFEMDGLGKQITSATNASRLRIEEIQKTLKK from the exons atggatcaacaaaatcaaacttttgATAACATTCGTCAAGAATCGAAAAGGCTTATTATtcaaag cgaAAAAGAATCCTTGGATTCAGATAAGTCTGCTGATTTTCATGATCAAAACTATTCTCAACCAGACAAAAAAACTAATCCCGAAAAAACtattgacaattttaatatttcaaacgaAAATTTACGTCCATCCTCCTCATATTCGATTgatgaaaacattcaaaaaatgcgtttagaattgaaaaaatgttctcAGCTCTTTGAATCGGCTGGTGAAGCATTTGAATCGATAAATTTTAATGGTTTGAAACATCGAATAAGAGATTTACATTTGTCAGCTAATCATGCGGAGATCGAAACTGTTATGCAGGAGAAGGAAGTTGATCAAAAACTAAGTAAATTAACCGAAATAATGGGACATAAATTCCGGCAGCATCCCGGTGAATTTGGAGATATACCGGAATTGAGTAACTTTTTCAAGGCATGCAGTCAACTGCAACATGGCTTGGACCAACTTAAACATCAACGTTTTGAAATGGATGGACTTGGTAAGCAAATAACCAGCGCTACAAATGCATCCAGATTGAGGATAGAGGAAATTCAAAAGAcacttaagaaataa